GGGGTAGGGGTCGGCGAACGCCTCGGGCGAGCGCACCGGGATGTGCGATCCGGGACTGAGTGTGCCCTGCTTGGCCGGGGTGTTGTCCGCGATGAAGGACACCAGTTCGGGGCCGATGCCGCAGTAGTTGGTGAGCGTGGCGCTCTTGGCGGTCGCCCCGTAGCCGACGACGCTCCTGCCCTCGTCACGGCAGCGCACCAGCAGCGAGCGGAGCCCCTCGCGCAGCAGGTCGATGTTGGTGGCGAAGCTCTCCAGCGTGGGCCGTTCGGCGAGTCCGAGGATCTTCTCCCGGTCCAGGAAGCGGGCGACCTCGGGGGAGGGCGTCCGTGAGCCCGACCGGGCGAGCGTGTAGCGGATCTCGCCGCCGTGCACGGGCAGGTGCTCCACGTCGACGAGTTCGAATCCGTAGAAGGCCGCCATGTTCTGCACCGACCGCACGGTGAAGAAGTAGAAGTGCTCGTCGTAGATCTGGTCGAACGACGTCCGCTCGACGATGTCCCCCATGTAGGGGTCCTCAAAGACGAAGATGCCGTCCTCGTCGAGCAGGATGTCCACCCCGCGGAAGACGGAGTCGACGTAGGAGATGTGCGAGAAGGTGTTGGCGGCGTAGATGACGTTCGCGCGGCCCTCGGTGGCGACGATCTCGGCCGCCGTGGATTCCTCGAAGAAGGCGTTACGGACCCGGA
This DNA window, taken from Streptomyces griseus subsp. griseus, encodes the following:
- a CDS encoding class I SAM-dependent methyltransferase translates to MSDTLDCRICGGTLHEFFDFGRQPLADAFVDPNHPAQEYFHRLAVAQCGSCTMVQLLEDVPREHMFRTDYPYLSSGSSAMQDHFRATAGHFLDHELRDLDSFVVEFGSNDGIMLDTVARAGRRHLGVEPCAGVAEAAAAKGIRVRNAFFEESTAAEIVATEGRANVIYAANTFSHISYVDSVFRGVDILLDEDGIFVFEDPYMGDIVERTSFDQIYDEHFYFFTVRSVQNMAAFYGFELVDVEHLPVHGGEIRYTLARSGSRTPSPEVARFLDREKILGLAERPTLESFATNIDLLREGLRSLLVRCRDEGRSVVGYGATAKSATLTNYCGIGPELVSFIADNTPAKQGTLSPGSHIPVRSPEAFADPYPDYALLFAWNHAEEIMRKEAEFKRRGGRWILYVPELHIV